AGCCCATGGTACTTCTCCTCATCCTGCGGTGTGGTGCTTCTGGGTGCGATGACCGTGTACGAAATGTTGCGCGCGGCGAGGGCTTTCATCATGCCTTCGGTATGGAAGCCTCCTCCGATCAGCACAGCCGTATCAACCCCTTCGCGCTCCATGGCCTGCAATACGTTTTCGACCATCGCCTGGTCGCGGTCAAAGGCGATGGTGTAGAACTTTTCCAGGGACTGGAGTTCTTTGCCAAGCTCTGGCCACATGGCCTTGGGGACAAGGCTTTGGAGCTCGTTGCGGCCCTCGCCCGATTGGTACTTTGACAGCTCCTCGCGGTTGAGTTTAAAGTCCGCGAGCTTGGTCATCTTGCCAAGATAACGCGAGGCTAATAGGAAGTCTTTTTCTTCCGAGCTACCACAGAGAGCCAGCCCGAGCTGATCTTCGAGCTGCTTGAGTTGGGACAACAGATCATGCGTGTCCAGTGCCTGGGAGAGCTTCACATATTCCAGGTAGGTCCGAATTTCAGGGTCCTCCAAAATCCTGGGGTCTTGGAGCGACTCGGAATCAGCGAGTTTTTGCAGTTTCGCTTTGACCCCGTCCGGATCAAACTGGCCCTCCAATTCTCCGAGGCGCAGCAACGCACTAAAGTCGCTGGACTCTTGGATAGGAAGCGAATGCTCCTTGGCCAGCCTCTCAAGGTGTTGCGCATATTCACGCAAGTCCGCGTCTGCGGACTCAAAGGCCTCAGCCCGGTCAATGAACTGCTGAAGACGCGGCGAATAAATCTCCTTCTGGAGCTGGGCAATGCTAAGTTCGACCGGCTCTAACAAATCCTCTAAATCACTCTGATTCGAATAGCGCTTTTTGAACACAGCCAACTGTTCGAAATAGAGCTGCTCGTCATCAATGCCGTACAAGGTCGGGGGATTTTCAGAAGTAATGGCCAGGTAGTCCGCGCCGGTTAGCAGGCCCTTCTCAAAGAAATATCCGGCCACTTGCTCCCGCGTCTTGGCGTCATCCGGAAAGGCCCGGAAGAATCGTAGATCAAAATCCCCGAACGCCCCTTCTACAGCCACCAGATCTACTCCGTACTCCTGCTGCAAGTGCTCTATAAGATGCGCCGAATTCGTCTGCGCCTCCGTGTGCGCGTGGATGTCCTGGATATGAAGGATGTGCTTCGAAGAGCCCCCTTCCGGCGCGCGATACGACTCCACCACGCGGCCATACTCCTCCGGCACACGTACGGTGTCAGGCACTGGTGCCAGGCACCGGTGCCTGGCACCAGTGCCTGACACCGCGAATAGGGGATTAGGGCGAGTGGGCAGGGCGTGGCCGATCCCCAGGCTACTCAGGAGAAAGATGCCGGTCAGAAGGAATGCTACTAAGCTGTTAAAACGTCGCGTGTTATGCATAGTTGACGGGGTGTGAATTATCAAAATACAACTTATTTATAAAGTGTACCATTCCTTGGCGCACTTTCAAGGGAGCGGGCCTACTTGTAACATATTGGAATAACAGGAGATGGTGATTTTCGGGCTACTAGAAAACCCTATGCACTCTGCAAAGATGGCCACGCTTTGCTCGCCATAACACCTGCGTGACACCCGGTTGGGACTTCAGTGCCAGGCACTGGTGCCAGGCACCGGTGCCTGGCACCGTGAAACGTGAACACCGTGAAACAAACTGTGGCGCAAAACACCTATGACTGGATTCCTGCCTTCGCGGGAATGAGAGACTGCTGTGGCGGAGCCTTTAGCTCTTCTTGCCGTAGAAGGTCTTCTGGGGCATTCCGCCCGGCGAGGGATTGAGGAGTTCCTGCATATCCAGGATCATCTCCTCGCGGGAGTAGGCGGCAATGGTGTGGATCTGGGTATCCATCCGGATCGCATCCTCAGGGCAAGCCTCCACACAAAATCCGCAGTACACGCACTTGCCTAAATCCAGCACAAAGCTCTTGGGCGCCTTCTCCACATTTGGATCCGGGTGCTCCCCTGCCACAATATAAATGCAGTGGGCCGGGCACACGGTCTCGCACATCATGCAGGACACACAGCGCGGGCTCCCGTCTTCGCGCTGGGTCAGCCGGTGCCGCGTGCGCAGACGCGGGGAGGTGGGCCGCATCTCTTCCGGATACTGGATGGTGACCGCCGCCTCCACACTCTTCATCAGGCCCAATCGATGCGCGGTGTGCACAAAGATATTGCGCCAGAACTTCGAGGCCGTGATCCACAAGCCGCGAAAGATCTCGGGGAGATAGATTTTTTCCCAGAAGTTGAGTTCAGGGCGTTGTACGGTTACGGTTTTTGCAGGCATAGCTCCTAGCCGATAAGTACCAATACAAGACCGGTGATCACGATATTCGCCAGGGAAACCGGGAACATGTACTTCCAACCCAGCCGCATCAGCTGGTCATAGCGAAAGCGCGGCAAGGTCCACCGGATAATCATGAAAAACCAGATAAAGGCAACCACTTTGAAAACAAAACTCAGCACCTGGAGCCCGACCACGACCCCGTGACTCATGGCCACCACCCCGCCCCAAGGCCAATGAATCCCGTCGGCAAAAAGCCAAGGCACCTGCCACCCCCCGAAAAACACGGTGGTCATGATCATGGCCACAAGGATGGTCTCGATAAAGTCGGTCATGAAGAACATTCCGAACTTCATCCCGCTGTACTCCACAAAGTACCCGACAATCTCCGACTCGCCTTCGGGCAGATCAAAGGGAATGCGCTTGGTCTCGGCCAAGGCCGCAGTCATAAACAGCAGTGCACCCACAGGCTGGACAATAATTCCCCACATGGGAATTAACCCCCACAGGTGCTTGCCCT
The genomic region above belongs to Candidatus Omnitrophota bacterium and contains:
- a CDS encoding NADH-quinone oxidoreductase subunit I, which encodes MPAKTVTVQRPELNFWEKIYLPEIFRGLWITASKFWRNIFVHTAHRLGLMKSVEAAVTIQYPEEMRPTSPRLRTRHRLTQREDGSPRCVSCMMCETVCPAHCIYIVAGEHPDPNVEKAPKSFVLDLGKCVYCGFCVEACPEDAIRMDTQIHTIAAYSREEMILDMQELLNPSPGGMPQKTFYGKKS